A stretch of Sphingorhabdus sp. YGSMI21 DNA encodes these proteins:
- the rsmH gene encoding 16S rRNA (cytosine(1402)-N(4))-methyltransferase RsmH, whose amino-acid sequence MTPATAARHVPVLIDEVIDALAITPGETHVDGTFGAGGYSTAMLEAGAHVHAFDQDPDAIATGQKMVDDAKGKLTLHHARYSEMAEILVGDEIDGVTLDIGVSSMQLDQAERGFSFQKDGPLDMRMARDGESAADFLNEADEEMIADVIYRYGEERRSRRIAKAIVEARPLTRTSELAKVVRKALGYRAGDKKDPATRTFQAIRIHINRELGELEDGLAAAEKLLQPGGRLAVVTFHSLEDRIVKNFLRDRSGQKSAGSRHLPQVNETRPAPTFHKPAKAVRPAGAEQALNPRARSATLRSAVRTDAPAGDGGGL is encoded by the coding sequence ATGACCCCCGCTACCGCTGCTCGCCACGTCCCTGTCCTGATCGATGAAGTGATCGACGCGCTCGCCATCACCCCGGGTGAAACGCATGTCGACGGCACTTTCGGTGCGGGCGGCTACAGCACCGCGATGCTGGAAGCTGGCGCGCATGTGCATGCCTTTGACCAGGATCCCGATGCGATAGCCACCGGTCAGAAAATGGTCGACGATGCCAAGGGCAAGCTGACTCTTCACCACGCCCGCTATTCAGAAATGGCCGAAATACTGGTCGGTGACGAGATTGACGGTGTCACGCTGGATATCGGCGTTTCCTCGATGCAGCTCGACCAGGCCGAGCGCGGCTTTTCCTTTCAGAAGGACGGCCCGCTCGATATGCGCATGGCCCGCGACGGCGAGAGCGCGGCCGATTTCCTCAACGAAGCCGATGAGGAAATGATTGCCGACGTTATTTACCGTTATGGCGAGGAACGCCGGTCGCGGCGGATCGCCAAGGCGATTGTTGAAGCGCGGCCGCTGACCCGCACGTCCGAACTCGCGAAAGTCGTCCGCAAGGCTCTGGGCTATCGCGCCGGGGACAAGAAGGACCCGGCGACCCGGACCTTTCAGGCGATCCGCATCCACATCAATCGCGAACTGGGCGAGCTCGAAGACGGTCTGGCCGCAGCGGAAAAATTGCTGCAGCCCGGTGGCCGTCTGGCGGTTGTAACATTTCACAGCCTGGAAGATCGCATCGTCAAGAATTTCCTGCGGGATCGCAGCGGACAGAAGTCCGCCGGTTCCCGCCATCTACCCCAGGTTAACGAGACACGGCCGGCACCCACCTTTCATAAACCAGCCAAAGCGGTGCGTCCGGCCGGGGCGGAGCAGGCTCTTAATCCCCGGGCCCGCTCCGCCACCCTGAGATCTGCGGTGCGAACAGATGCGCCCGCCGGCGATGGTGGCGGACTGTGA
- a CDS encoding penicillin-binding protein 2, producing MTTLLANSKKVQFSGKAKEITANAHFRLMVLLLVFLAAFTIIIGRLISLTILEDAIPNRASSSAFVPPRGDIVDRNGVPLARTILGYAVRVVPARVLGDKEVLARQLATIFPDTSAAYFLDKLNGPHPTYLRRRALPEEVKQIHALGEIGIEFPREDERLYPQRELAAHVLGYVDADGKGVMGMERALNDRLLDEKLRGTPSTLSIDSRAQAALESELQDAMIMTEARGAAGIILDVQTGEVMALASLPLFDPNKIRRASMKHQNNEVTQSVFELGSTFKPLTIAAALDAGTVTDLAVRYNAMEPIKVGGFTIKDDHSQGRYLNVPETLVHSSNIVTARIADNLGQEAMENMFRRLGFDERPHIELFERGHPLWPRNWGRVTNMTVAYGHGIAVTPLHLASAYAAMVNGGIWRPATLLKVEPGEEAKGRRVFKAATSARMRQLLRMIVSDGTGRKADAPGYRIGGKTGSAEKPSEGGYNKTSLVSTFAAAFPMDNPRYVVIAMLDEPKGTAETSFQRTAGWTAAPIVQKVVSRVGPMLGVIPDEHRDVDVSELTPLLWKPKTTAKEPNDAIE from the coding sequence ATGACTACACTTCTGGCCAACAGCAAGAAGGTGCAGTTTTCGGGAAAGGCCAAGGAAATAACCGCGAATGCGCATTTCCGGCTGATGGTCCTGTTGCTGGTATTCCTCGCGGCCTTCACGATCATCATCGGGCGGCTGATCAGCCTCACGATCCTGGAAGACGCTATTCCCAATCGCGCATCGAGCAGTGCGTTCGTACCGCCGCGCGGCGATATTGTCGATCGCAACGGCGTGCCGCTGGCCCGGACAATTCTGGGCTATGCCGTGCGCGTTGTTCCGGCACGGGTGCTGGGCGACAAGGAGGTGCTGGCACGGCAGCTGGCAACAATTTTCCCTGACACCAGCGCCGCCTATTTTCTCGACAAGCTGAACGGTCCCCATCCGACCTATCTTCGCCGCCGGGCGCTGCCCGAAGAGGTCAAGCAGATCCATGCGCTCGGTGAAATCGGTATCGAATTTCCCCGCGAGGACGAACGGCTCTATCCGCAGCGGGAGCTGGCGGCGCATGTGCTGGGTTATGTCGACGCCGACGGCAAGGGCGTGATGGGCATGGAGCGAGCGCTCAACGACCGTCTTCTCGACGAGAAACTGCGCGGCACACCATCGACCCTGTCGATTGACAGCCGGGCCCAGGCGGCGCTTGAAAGCGAACTTCAGGACGCCATGATCATGACCGAGGCGCGCGGCGCTGCAGGGATTATTCTCGATGTCCAGACCGGTGAAGTCATGGCGCTGGCTTCGCTGCCATTGTTCGATCCGAACAAGATCCGCCGGGCGTCGATGAAGCATCAGAACAATGAAGTGACCCAGAGCGTTTTTGAACTCGGTTCAACCTTCAAGCCGCTGACGATCGCCGCCGCGCTCGACGCGGGCACGGTGACGGACCTGGCGGTGCGCTATAATGCGATGGAGCCGATCAAGGTCGGCGGCTTCACGATCAAGGACGACCATAGCCAGGGACGCTATCTGAACGTGCCTGAAACGCTGGTGCACAGTTCCAATATCGTCACTGCACGGATCGCCGATAATCTGGGGCAGGAGGCGATGGAAAATATGTTCCGCCGGCTCGGTTTCGACGAACGGCCGCATATCGAGCTGTTCGAAAGGGGCCACCCGCTGTGGCCGCGCAACTGGGGCCGGGTCACCAACATGACCGTCGCTTATGGTCATGGCATCGCCGTCACTCCGCTGCATCTCGCCAGCGCCTATGCGGCGATGGTCAACGGCGGCATCTGGCGTCCGGCGACTTTGCTGAAAGTGGAACCGGGCGAGGAAGCGAAGGGCCGCCGTGTGTTCAAGGCCGCGACCAGCGCCCGTATGCGGCAATTGCTGCGGATGATTGTCTCCGACGGCACGGGCCGCAAGGCCGATGCGCCGGGTTACCGGATTGGCGGAAAGACCGGATCGGCGGAGAAGCCTTCCGAAGGCGGCTATAACAAGACCTCGCTGGTCTCGACATTTGCCGCTGCTTTTCCGATGGACAACCCGCGCTACGTCGTCATCGCCATGCTCGACGAACCGAAGGGCACCGCCGAGACCTCTTTCCAGCGCACCGCCGGCTGGACGGCGGCACCGATCGTCCAGAAAGTCGTGTCGCGGGTCGGACCGATGCTCGGCGTGATCCCCGACGAGCATCGCGATGTCGACGTATCCGAATTGACGCCGCTCCTCTGGAAGCCCAAAACCACAGCCAAAGAGCCAAATGATGCGATTGAATAA
- a CDS encoding division/cell wall cluster transcriptional repressor MraZ has translation MSVAYAYSGSAISAIDDKGRLSVPAFLRKNLVESSDGRTLCLGTHEKWDCLVGFGLSRKADMLAEIDKQWEAAIARGESFDKDAAGARKFSSLQDLSFDASGRFILPPQLRDIGNLDGNVLFHGIGTTFCLWNPQTLLDTTDDVPVDRRLVEYHLKEAGEKSGGKQK, from the coding sequence GTGTCAGTTGCATATGCATATTCAGGCTCTGCAATATCGGCGATAGACGACAAGGGTCGTCTTTCGGTCCCCGCATTTCTGCGCAAAAATCTGGTGGAAAGCAGCGACGGCCGGACCCTCTGCCTCGGCACCCACGAGAAATGGGATTGCCTCGTCGGCTTCGGCCTCAGCCGCAAGGCCGACATGCTCGCCGAAATCGACAAGCAGTGGGAAGCGGCGATCGCGCGCGGCGAAAGCTTTGACAAGGACGCGGCCGGTGCCCGGAAATTCTCCTCGCTGCAGGACCTGAGCTTTGACGCCAGCGGCCGCTTCATCTTGCCACCGCAATTGCGCGATATCGGCAATCTTGATGGTAATGTCCTGTTCCACGGCATTGGCACGACTTTCTGTCTGTGGAACCCGCAGACCCTGCTCGACACCACCGACGATGTGCCGGTCGATCGCCGTCTGGTCGAATATCATCTGAAGGAAGCCGGCGAGAAAAGCGGAGGGAAGCAGAAATGA
- a CDS encoding UDP-N-acetylmuramoyl-L-alanyl-D-glutamate--2,6-diaminopimelate ligase, giving the protein MRLNNLVPGVEGEAGEQAVTGFAIDHRKIAPGNIFGAFRGARFNGEEFVDAAIAAGAIAVVALPEAMVEGAVHVADEEPRRLFARLAARYYTPTPAHVAAVTGTNGKTSTAELTRQLWRMDGFNSASIGTLGVTTADDQVKTGLTTPDIVTFLSNMSGLAREGVSHAIFEASSHGLSQYRTEGLPVNVAAFTNLSRDHLDYHGDMDSYFEAKMRLFDEVVESDGTAVIWADDEPWSGKAIERAKDRGLELFTVGEKGETLRLVSQTPTHLGQVLMVKAQGNTHRISLPLIGAYQAANILCAAAIVLATGGKLENIFDHMQRVQPVRGRMERAVITRAGAPVYVDYAHTPDALRAAIEALRPHVTGKLITIFGAGGDRDKGKRPEMGKIAVDNSDHVIVTDDNPRSEDPATIRAEIMAGASGAEQVADRRAAIARAIELAGPQDIILLAGKGHEQGQIVGDRVIPFDDVEVARECAGAQPL; this is encoded by the coding sequence ATGCGATTGAATAATCTGGTACCCGGAGTGGAAGGCGAGGCCGGCGAGCAGGCGGTCACAGGCTTTGCCATCGATCATCGCAAGATTGCGCCCGGCAATATATTCGGTGCGTTCAGGGGCGCCAGGTTCAACGGCGAGGAATTTGTCGACGCTGCGATTGCCGCCGGCGCCATCGCCGTGGTCGCGCTTCCCGAAGCCATGGTCGAGGGCGCGGTTCATGTCGCTGACGAAGAGCCGCGGCGATTGTTCGCCCGGCTGGCGGCGCGTTATTACACGCCGACGCCTGCCCATGTGGCGGCAGTAACCGGGACCAACGGCAAGACATCGACCGCGGAACTGACGCGGCAATTGTGGCGGATGGACGGTTTCAACAGCGCCTCGATCGGGACGCTCGGCGTCACCACCGCCGATGACCAGGTCAAGACCGGACTGACCACTCCGGACATTGTCACCTTTCTTTCCAACATGTCCGGTCTGGCGCGCGAAGGGGTTAGTCATGCGATTTTTGAAGCGTCGAGCCACGGCCTGTCGCAATATCGCACCGAGGGATTGCCGGTCAATGTCGCCGCCTTCACCAATCTGAGCCGCGACCATCTCGACTATCACGGCGATATGGACAGCTATTTCGAAGCCAAGATGCGGCTGTTCGACGAAGTCGTGGAAAGCGACGGGACCGCTGTCATCTGGGCCGATGACGAGCCCTGGTCGGGCAAGGCGATCGAGCGCGCGAAGGATCGCGGGCTTGAATTGTTCACCGTTGGAGAAAAGGGCGAAACGCTGAGGCTGGTCTCGCAGACGCCAACCCATCTGGGTCAGGTGCTGATGGTCAAGGCGCAGGGCAACACCCACCGAATCTCGCTGCCGCTGATCGGCGCCTATCAGGCGGCCAATATTCTGTGCGCCGCGGCCATTGTGCTGGCCACCGGCGGCAAGCTTGAAAATATCTTCGATCATATGCAGCGGGTCCAGCCGGTACGCGGCCGGATGGAGCGCGCGGTCATCACCCGGGCCGGTGCACCGGTCTATGTCGATTATGCTCATACCCCCGATGCCCTGCGAGCTGCGATCGAAGCGCTACGGCCGCATGTAACGGGAAAGCTGATCACGATTTTTGGCGCTGGTGGCGACCGCGACAAGGGCAAGCGTCCGGAAATGGGGAAGATAGCCGTTGACAATTCCGATCATGTCATTGTCACCGACGACAATCCGCGCAGCGAAGATCCCGCCACCATCCGTGCCGAAATCATGGCCGGAGCATCCGGTGCCGAGCAAGTGGCCGACCGGCGCGCGGCCATTGCCAGGGCGATCGAGCTGGCCGGCCCGCAGGACATCATATTGCTCGCCGGAAAAGGTCATGAACAGGGCCAGATTGTCGGCGACCGGGTCATTCCCTTTGACGATGTCGAAGTTGCGAGAGAATGTGCCGGAGCGCAGCCATTATGA